GGATGGATTTTGTCGTACAATGATTGCGAAGAAATACGGGATATGTATACAGGGTATCGTATTATTACACCCAAGTGGACTTATGGGATGGGTAACTCTAAAAAATCAAATGAGGTTTTAATCTTGAGTAAAGACTATAGGAAGATAGCATGAAGCAAAACATAAACGGAAAGGCGTTTGAGTATACATTAGCTATAGCATTTTATCAAATAACAAAAGCAAAGATTCAAGAAAATTCTTCTTTTGAGGTAGCTAAAAATTGCTATAGAAGTTTAGAAGATTTACATAAATATATATTAGAAAAAGCATCTAGTGAGGCAGCAATGTTTTTGCAAGCGCATGATGCTAGAGTAACAAATGCACGTTCTATTTTGCTTCAAGATGGCGGTGTTGGAATACAGGGTGATGTTCGAGATATTGTGATTGAAGTCCCTAAAGGTCAAATTGGAATTTCAGCTAAATACAATCATGCTGCAATAAAACATTCTCGACTTTCAGATAAAATTGATTTTGGTAAAGAATGGACAGATCATCCATGTAGCGAAAAATATTTTAAGACTATTCAGCCTGTATTTATGCAATTAAGAGAAATGCGTGCTCAGAATATGCTATTTAGAGATATTTAAGGAAAAGAAACAAGAATTTATTTGCCAGTTTTAACAGCGTTTGAGGATGAGCTTAAACGGCTATGTGAAAGTTTTAGAGGTGTATTTGTTGAAAAATTTTTCAGATATTTACTTGGGCGTCATGATTTTTATAAGATTATGTTAAAAACAGCGTGTAAAAGAAAAACAGTCTCTTTGCAGTCCGTCAATATTGGCGGCACATTAGAATACGGTTCAAAATGGAAAATACCTGAAAGAATACGAGTAATAGAAAGAAAGTCTGGCTCGTTAAGTACAATAGAAGTAATGTTTGAGGGTGGATGGACTATTTCTTTTAGGCTTCATAATGCAAGTAGCAAAACAGAGCCTTCTTTAAAATTCGATATTCAATTTATAGGGATTGCAAGTAGTGTAGGGCTACATGTTATTGATATTGTCTAACTATATACCTAAATTTTATTACGGCACTTTCACTACTACTTTAACGAGTGAGCTACCTTTCTATAAAAGACCTATCGACTGTTGCAATTATAGGCGTAAACAAGAATGATAAAAGAGTACGGGATTGAGTAACTATGTACACTTCTGCTGGCATACCAGGGTATAGGTATACATTTTTAAACTGAGCAAGCTCTGACTTCGGTATCACCACGCGCACTGAATAATAACGCCCTAGTCTTGGATCATCAAGAGCGTCAGGAGAAATATGGCTTACTATACCACTAATCAAACTTAAACGACGTGCACTGTAAGCACTTAACCGGACTTTAACCTTTAGTCCTTCTAGCCCATCAATAGAGACTATGTTGCTATCTTTCTTTTGTGCTGACAGTACCTCTTCTATGTTTCTGGTCTGAATTTTAGCATCTATTATTAAGTCATCATCCGATGGCACTACGCTCATGATCGGAACTCCAGATTGTATAACACCACCTTCAGTATGGTATCTTATATCTGTAACTATCCCATCTTGAGGGGATTTAATTATTGTACGTGCCAGTGAATCTTCAGCAACCATCAGCCTCTCTTTCAAGTCTGCAATAGACGTACTAACTTCCTTAAGTTCAGCGTTTGCTCTTTCTTGAGAATCATTTTTTACGTTTATAATTTCTAATTCATTCTCTCCAATTTTTTGCTGCACTTGAGATATTGCAGAACGGTAATGTCCAACTCTGCCTTCAATTTCAGCAAACTGTTTTTCTAAAGCTAAAATGTGTGGTTTGCTTATATGGCCACTATCAAGTAATTGTCTTTTTGTTTCCAACTCCTCAGTTATCAAGTCATATTGCTTATGAGCTGCATTTAGTTGAAAGTTTAGCCCCGCTAATTCATCATTTAACTGCTTTATACGTTGTTGCAGTATGTCTGTTTTTCCCAATATGCTCTTTCTCTGAGAGTTGAACAACTTTACTTGATTCTTTATCGCTTTATTTACAAGTTCATCGTGAGATAATTTTTTAACCTCATCAGGAAACTCGAGCGTGTCCAAATCTACTCTGATTGCAAGAAGCCTTGCTTCTGTTGCTAAAAATGATAAGAGCTTCTCTTTGATAATACTTAAATTCGCCTTCTCGTTAACATCACTCAACAAAACTAGAGGCTCATCTTTTTTAACTGCTTGGCTCTCTTTTACTAAAATTTTGCTTATTATTCCTCCGCCCAAGTGTTGAACTATTTTCCTATTTGAAGATACAATAACTTCTCCACTTGCATGCACCGCACCGTCAATTGGAGCTATAGCCGACCAAATACCGCCTATTCCAAAAAAGATGAGTATCACTATCAGACCAAAAGATAGTGGCCCCCATGTTACTTTCAGGACTTCATTTACGTTATTACTTTCGCGTTTTAAAATAAAATTTATCACTGCATCAATCAATGCAAACGTCTTATCCAAAAATTTTGGGTACTTCTTCTTTTTATTTTTTGCTCCTTGCATATTTATATTATCACTATGGCCAATCAAGCCTGTCAAAGAAAATCCAGCGCTAAGCTTTTTTAACTTACTTATCATAATACTACTGTGAATTTGTGTTAACTCAAGATAACACACAAAAACAAAGAATCTATAATTTAAGCATTCCATTTAGACTGTAGAGCACCAGAATAAACTATTTAGTAACAATTCCTGCAACTATGTTTTTAAAATTTTTTGACGTTTAACTTTATTATAACTTTTTCTTTATTTTGTGAATATCTGAGTTACTTATATTATGTAAGAAATCTATTGCCAACCAGTCAATATTCTGTTAGGAGTTAAGATAATATAAAGTTATTATGTTTGGATTGAAAGGCAGAAAATTCCTGATTACTGGCGCATCAGGCGGAATAGGGCAAGCAATTGTAAAAATTATGCACAAAGCCGGAGCAACTTTATGTATTTCTGGCACAAAAAAAGAAGTACTCGAAGAAGTTGCTAAACAATATGAAAAAAATATGCACGTACTCCCTTGTGACTTATCAAATGCTGAGGAAGTAAATCAACTAGTAAATAGAGCAAGTGAGTTGATGGAAGGCTTTGACGGGCTTGTATGCAATGCGGGCATTACGCGAGACAGTTTATTATTGAGGATGACAGATGAAGCATGGCAAAAAGTAATTGATATTAACTTGAGCTCTACATTTAAGCTGAGTAGAGAAGTATGCAGGAAACTAATTAAGAATAATTGGGGAAGAATTATAAATATTTCCTCAATAATAGGGCTGACAGGAAACGCCGGGCAAGCAAATTATGCAGCGTCTAAAGCTGGAATAATAGCTATGAGCAAATCTATAGCAAAAGAAGTTGCAAGTCGTAATATAACAGTAAATTGTATTGCTCCTGGGTTTATAGATACTAAAATGACTGAAGTTTTAAATGAAGTACAAAAGGGAAAAATATTAGATAATATTCCAATGAAAAGAATGGGAACAGGGGAAGAAATAGCAGCAGGGGTCTTATTTTTAGCAAGTGATGAAGCAAAATATATAACAGGGCATGTGCTTAACATTAATGGTGGGTTATTTATGTAGCAACACTTATGTATGGACAAATTATAATTTTTACTTTAAAATAAAAATATGTGTAGGTTTAGGTTTGCGTTAATTTATTATTTAGAGGCAAAAAAATGAGCTCTATAATGGAATTTTTTAGTATTTTTTGTATAGTATTACTTTTCTCTTTCTCAGGTTATGCAGCTACCACTGATCCTGATATGGATGACACAACTAAAGTAATATGCAATATTATTGGTTATGTTTGGGGGGTAGGCGGTCCACTTATGACGGTAGTAATAATTGGTGCAGCTTTGCTTGCAATATTTGGCAGGATGCCGTGGCCAGCCCTCTTTGCTCTTGGCATGTTCTGTGGTGTATTTTTTGGCGCTAAAACTATCATAACGAAAATT
The window above is part of the Wolbachia endosymbiont (group A) of Bibio marci genome. Proteins encoded here:
- a CDS encoding HlyD family type I secretion periplasmic adaptor subunit, encoding MISKLKKLSAGFSLTGLIGHSDNINMQGAKNKKKKYPKFLDKTFALIDAVINFILKRESNNVNEVLKVTWGPLSFGLIVILIFFGIGGIWSAIAPIDGAVHASGEVIVSSNRKIVQHLGGGIISKILVKESQAVKKDEPLVLLSDVNEKANLSIIKEKLLSFLATEARLLAIRVDLDTLEFPDEVKKLSHDELVNKAIKNQVKLFNSQRKSILGKTDILQQRIKQLNDELAGLNFQLNAAHKQYDLITEELETKRQLLDSGHISKPHILALEKQFAEIEGRVGHYRSAISQVQQKIGENELEIINVKNDSQERANAELKEVSTSIADLKERLMVAEDSLARTIIKSPQDGIVTDIRYHTEGGVIQSGVPIMSVVPSDDDLIIDAKIQTRNIEEVLSAQKKDSNIVSIDGLEGLKVKVRLSAYSARRLSLISGIVSHISPDALDDPRLGRYYSVRVVIPKSELAQFKNVYLYPGMPAEVYIVTQSRTLLSFLFTPIIATVDRSFIER
- the fabG gene encoding 3-oxoacyl-[acyl-carrier-protein] reductase translates to MFGLKGRKFLITGASGGIGQAIVKIMHKAGATLCISGTKKEVLEEVAKQYEKNMHVLPCDLSNAEEVNQLVNRASELMEGFDGLVCNAGITRDSLLLRMTDEAWQKVIDINLSSTFKLSREVCRKLIKNNWGRIINISSIIGLTGNAGQANYAASKAGIIAMSKSIAKEVASRNITVNCIAPGFIDTKMTEVLNEVQKGKILDNIPMKRMGTGEEIAAGVLFLASDEAKYITGHVLNINGGLFM
- a CDS encoding TrbC/VirB2 family protein; the encoded protein is MSSIMEFFSIFCIVLLFSFSGYAATTDPDMDDTTKVICNIIGYVWGVGGPLMTVVIIGAALLAIFGRMPWPALFALGMFCGVFFGAKTIITKIMPNVSDEAKIMLEKCGKK